A single Eubalaena glacialis isolate mEubGla1 chromosome 18, mEubGla1.1.hap2.+ XY, whole genome shotgun sequence DNA region contains:
- the LIG1 gene encoding DNA ligase 1 isoform X3, producing MQRSIMSFFQPTKEGKVKKPEKEISNSTRETESPPKVALKERNRVEPEGDSPVKRPGRKVARVLGSEGEEEEEEAPKPPKSQKPAPDSPQVSPPSPGTPPESSPSHSSTSPTAVSPSGIPKRRTARKQLSKRTFQDVLQEQGKDEDGGAKKKKEEEEEELETPTESLTEPEGGKKKEAEEGDQPRSPPEPLKTSTKPPTESVSEPKVAVKQGPQEDGQAKPPPKAPKTLSSFFSPRKPAIKKEAKEEGPSALRKDETKGHLDPSSYNPAKNNYHPVEDACWKVGQRVPYLAVARTFEKIEEVSARLRMVETLSNLLRSVAALSPADLLPVLYLSLNRLGPPQQGLELGIGDGILLKAVAQATGRQLESVRAEAAEKGDVGLVAESSRSTQRLVLPPPALTAAGVFTKFRDIAQLAGSASTAKKMDVIKGLFVACRHSEARFIARALSGRLRLGLAEQSVLAALAQAVSLTPPGQEFPPAVVDAGKGKTAEARKTWLEEQGMILKQTFCEVPDLDRIVPVLLEHGLERLPEHCRLSPGVPLKPMLAHPTRGVSEVLRRFEEAAFTCEYKYDGQRAQIHVLEGGEVKIFSRNQEDNTGRYPDIISRIHKIKLPSVTSFILDAEAVAWDREKKQIQPFQVLTTRKRKEVDAAEIQVQVCLYAFDLIYLNGESLVREPLSRRRQLLRENFVETEGEFVFATSLDTKDTDQIAEFLEQSVKDSCEGLMVKTLDVDATYEIAKRSHNWLKLKKDYLDGVGDTLDLVVIGAYLGRGKRAGRYGGFLLAAYDEESEELQAICKLGTGFSDEELEEHHQSLQALVLPAPRSYVRAEGAVAPDHWLDPSAVWEVKCADLSLSPIYPAARGLVDSEKGISLRFPRFVCVREDKKPEEATTSAQVACLYRKQSQIQNQHGAEPDSDLEDFY from the exons ATGCAGCGAAGTATTAT GTCATTTTTCCAGCCCACGAAAGAGGGCAAAGTGAAGAAGCCAGAGAAGGAGATATCCAACAGCACCAGAGAAACAGAGTCCCCTCCAAA GGTGGCGCTGAAGGAGCGGAATAGAGTGGAACCTGAGGGCGACTCTCCAGTGAAGAGGCCAGGGAGGAAGGTGGCCCGGGTCCTGGGCAgcgaaggggaggaggaggaggaggaagccccCAAGCCCCCCAAAAGCCAG AAGCCTGCTCCAGATTCCCCACAAGTCTCCCCTCCCAGTCCTGGCACACCACCTGAGAGCAGCCCTTCCCACTCCAGCACCTCTCCCACGGCCGTCTCCCCATCAGGGATCCCGAAGCGTCGCACGG CCCGGAAGCAGCTTTCCAAACGGACATTTCAGGATGTCCTGCAAGAGCAGGGCAAGGACGAGGACGGGGGAgccaagaagaagaaggaggaggaggaagaag AATTAGAGACACCAACAGAAAGCCTCACAGAGCCTGAAGGGGGCAAgaagaaggaagcagaagaaGGGGACCAGCCCAGGTCACCCCCTGAGCCCCTGAAGACCTCCA CAAAGCCCCCAACAGAAAGCGTTTCAGAGCCCAAGGTGGCCGTGAAGCAGGGACCACAGGAGGACGGCCAGGCTAAGCCTCCCCCCAAAGCTCCCAAGACGCTCAGCAGTTTCTTCT CTCCCCGGAAGCCAGCAATCAAAAAAGAAGCGAAAGAAGAGGGACCCAGCGCTCTGAGAAAGGATGAGACCAAGGG ACACCTGGACCCATCCAGCTACAATCCTGCCAAGAACAACTACCATCCCGTCGAAGATGCTTGCTGGAAGGTGGGCCAGAG AGTCCCTTACCTGGCTGTGGCCCGGACGTTTGAGAAGATCGAAGAGGTTTCCGCGCG GCTCCGGATGGTGGAGACACTGAGCAACCTCCTGCGCTCCGTGGCGGCCCTGTCACCTGCTGACCTCCTCCCTGTCCTCTACCTCAGCCTCAACCGCCTGGGGCCGCCCCAGCAGGGCCTGGAGCTCGGCATTGGCGACGGCATCCTCCTCAAGGCGGTGGCCCAGGCCACAG GCCGGCAGCTCGAGTCGGTCCGGGCCGAGGCGGCCGAGAAGGGCGACGTGGGGCTGGTGGCCGAGAGCAGCCGCAGCACGCAGAGGCTCGtgctgcccccgcccgccctcacCGCCGCCGGCGTCTTCACCAAGTTCCGGGACATCGCGCAGCTGGCCGGCAGCGCT TCCACAGCCAAGAAGATGGACGTCATCAAAGGCCTCTTTGTGGCCTGCCGCCACTCAGAAGCACGGTTTATCGCCAG AGCCCTGAGTGGACGGCTGCGCCTCGGGCTGGCAGAGCAGTCGGTGCTGGCGGCCCTCGCCCAGGCCGTGAGCCTCACCCCGCCAGGTCAAG AATTCCCCCCAGCCGTGGTGGATGCTGGGAAGGGCAAGACAGCAGAGGCCAGAAAGACGTGGCTGGAGGAGCAAGGCATGATCCTGAAGCAGACGTTCTG CGAGGTGCCCGACCTGGACCGGATCGTCCCCGTGTTGCTGGAGCACGGTCTGGAGCGGCTCCCAGAGCACTGCAGGCTGAGCCCAG GGGTCCCCCTGAAACCGATGTTGGCCCACCCAACCCGGGGCGTCAGCGAGGTCCTGAGGCGCTTTGAGGAGGCAGCTTTCACCTGCGAGTACAAATACGATGGGCAGAGGGCACAG ATCCATGTTCTGGAAGGTGGGGAGGTGAAGATCTTCAGCAGGAATCAGGAGGACAACACCGGAAGGTACCCCGATATCATCAGCCGCATCCACAAG ATTAAACTCCCGTCAGTCACATCCTTCATCCTGGACGCAGAAGCCGTGGCTTGGGACCGGGAAAAGAAGCAGATCCAGCCATTCCAAGTGCTCACCACCCGCAAACGCAAG GAGGTGGACGCGGCAGAGATCCAGGTGCAGGTGTGTCTGTACGCCTTCGACCTCATCTACCTCAATGGAGAG TCCCTGGTACGTGAGCCCCTTTCCCGACGCCGGCAGCTGCTCCGGGAGAACTTCGTGGAGACGGAGGGCGAGTTTGTCTTTGCCACCTCTCTGGACACGAAGGACACGGACCAGATCGCCGAGTTCTTGGAGCAGTCGGTGAAAG ACTCCTGCGAGGGGCTGATGGTGAAGACCCTGGATGTGGACGCCACCTACGAGATCGCCAAGAGGTCGCACAACTGGCTCAAG CTGAAGAAGGACTACCTCGATGGCGTGGGCGACACCCTGGACCTCGTGGTGATCGGCGCCTACCTGGGCCGGGGGAAGCGGGCCGGCCGGTATGGGGGCTTCCTGCTGGCCGCCTACGACGAGGAGAGCGAGGAGCTGCAGGCCATATGCAAG CTCGGAACGGGCTTCAGTGACGAGGAGCTGGAGGAGCATCACCAGAGCCTGCAG GCCCTGGTGCTGCCCGCCCCACGCTCCTATGTCCGGGCCGAGGGCGCCGTGGCCCCCGACCACTGGCTGGACCCCAGCGCCGTGTGGGAGGTGAAGTGCGCagacctctccctctcccccatctaCCCGGCTGCCCGGGGCCTG
- the LIG1 gene encoding DNA ligase 1 isoform X2, giving the protein MQRSIMSFFQPTKEGKVKKPEKEISNSTRETESPPKVALKERNRVEPEGDSPVKRPGRKVARVLGSEGEEEEEEAPKPPKSQKPAPDSPQVSPPSPGTPPESSPSHSSTSPTAVSPSGIPKRRTARKQLSKRTFQDVLQEQGKDEDGGAKKKKEEEEEELETPTESLTEPEGGKKKEAEEGDQPRSPPEPLKTSTPRKPAIKKEAKEEGPSALRKDETKGHLDPSSYNPAKNNYHPVEDACWKVGQRVPYLAVARTFEKIEEVSARLRMVETLSNLLRSVAALSPADLLPVLYLSLNRLGPPQQGLELGIGDGILLKAVAQATGRQLESVRAEAAEKGDVGLVAESSRSTQRLVLPPPALTAAGVFTKFRDIAQLAGSASTAKKMDVIKGLFVACRHSEARFIARALSGRLRLGLAEQSVLAALAQAVSLTPPGQEFPPAVVDAGKGKTAEARKTWLEEQGMILKQTFCEVPDLDRIVPVLLEHGLERLPEHCRLSPGVPLKPMLAHPTRGVSEVLRRFEEAAFTCEYKYDGQRAQIHVLEGGEVKIFSRNQEDNTGRYPDIISRIHKIKLPSVTSFILDAEAVAWDREKKQIQPFQVLTTRKRKEVDAAEIQVQVCLYAFDLIYLNGESLVREPLSRRRQLLRENFVETEGEFVFATSLDTKDTDQIAEFLEQSVKDSCEGLMVKTLDVDATYEIAKRSHNWLKLKKDYLDGVGDTLDLVVIGAYLGRGKRAGRYGGFLLAAYDEESEELQAICKLGTGFSDEELEEHHQSLQALVLPAPRSYVRAEGAVAPDHWLDPSAVWEVKCADLSLSPIYPAARGLVDSEKGISLRFPRFVCVREDKKPEEATTSAQVACLYRKQSQIQNQHGAEPDSDLEDFY; this is encoded by the exons ATGCAGCGAAGTATTAT GTCATTTTTCCAGCCCACGAAAGAGGGCAAAGTGAAGAAGCCAGAGAAGGAGATATCCAACAGCACCAGAGAAACAGAGTCCCCTCCAAA GGTGGCGCTGAAGGAGCGGAATAGAGTGGAACCTGAGGGCGACTCTCCAGTGAAGAGGCCAGGGAGGAAGGTGGCCCGGGTCCTGGGCAgcgaaggggaggaggaggaggaggaagccccCAAGCCCCCCAAAAGCCAG AAGCCTGCTCCAGATTCCCCACAAGTCTCCCCTCCCAGTCCTGGCACACCACCTGAGAGCAGCCCTTCCCACTCCAGCACCTCTCCCACGGCCGTCTCCCCATCAGGGATCCCGAAGCGTCGCACGG CCCGGAAGCAGCTTTCCAAACGGACATTTCAGGATGTCCTGCAAGAGCAGGGCAAGGACGAGGACGGGGGAgccaagaagaagaaggaggaggaggaagaag AATTAGAGACACCAACAGAAAGCCTCACAGAGCCTGAAGGGGGCAAgaagaaggaagcagaagaaGGGGACCAGCCCAGGTCACCCCCTGAGCCCCTGAAGACCTCCA CTCCCCGGAAGCCAGCAATCAAAAAAGAAGCGAAAGAAGAGGGACCCAGCGCTCTGAGAAAGGATGAGACCAAGGG ACACCTGGACCCATCCAGCTACAATCCTGCCAAGAACAACTACCATCCCGTCGAAGATGCTTGCTGGAAGGTGGGCCAGAG AGTCCCTTACCTGGCTGTGGCCCGGACGTTTGAGAAGATCGAAGAGGTTTCCGCGCG GCTCCGGATGGTGGAGACACTGAGCAACCTCCTGCGCTCCGTGGCGGCCCTGTCACCTGCTGACCTCCTCCCTGTCCTCTACCTCAGCCTCAACCGCCTGGGGCCGCCCCAGCAGGGCCTGGAGCTCGGCATTGGCGACGGCATCCTCCTCAAGGCGGTGGCCCAGGCCACAG GCCGGCAGCTCGAGTCGGTCCGGGCCGAGGCGGCCGAGAAGGGCGACGTGGGGCTGGTGGCCGAGAGCAGCCGCAGCACGCAGAGGCTCGtgctgcccccgcccgccctcacCGCCGCCGGCGTCTTCACCAAGTTCCGGGACATCGCGCAGCTGGCCGGCAGCGCT TCCACAGCCAAGAAGATGGACGTCATCAAAGGCCTCTTTGTGGCCTGCCGCCACTCAGAAGCACGGTTTATCGCCAG AGCCCTGAGTGGACGGCTGCGCCTCGGGCTGGCAGAGCAGTCGGTGCTGGCGGCCCTCGCCCAGGCCGTGAGCCTCACCCCGCCAGGTCAAG AATTCCCCCCAGCCGTGGTGGATGCTGGGAAGGGCAAGACAGCAGAGGCCAGAAAGACGTGGCTGGAGGAGCAAGGCATGATCCTGAAGCAGACGTTCTG CGAGGTGCCCGACCTGGACCGGATCGTCCCCGTGTTGCTGGAGCACGGTCTGGAGCGGCTCCCAGAGCACTGCAGGCTGAGCCCAG GGGTCCCCCTGAAACCGATGTTGGCCCACCCAACCCGGGGCGTCAGCGAGGTCCTGAGGCGCTTTGAGGAGGCAGCTTTCACCTGCGAGTACAAATACGATGGGCAGAGGGCACAG ATCCATGTTCTGGAAGGTGGGGAGGTGAAGATCTTCAGCAGGAATCAGGAGGACAACACCGGAAGGTACCCCGATATCATCAGCCGCATCCACAAG ATTAAACTCCCGTCAGTCACATCCTTCATCCTGGACGCAGAAGCCGTGGCTTGGGACCGGGAAAAGAAGCAGATCCAGCCATTCCAAGTGCTCACCACCCGCAAACGCAAG GAGGTGGACGCGGCAGAGATCCAGGTGCAGGTGTGTCTGTACGCCTTCGACCTCATCTACCTCAATGGAGAG TCCCTGGTACGTGAGCCCCTTTCCCGACGCCGGCAGCTGCTCCGGGAGAACTTCGTGGAGACGGAGGGCGAGTTTGTCTTTGCCACCTCTCTGGACACGAAGGACACGGACCAGATCGCCGAGTTCTTGGAGCAGTCGGTGAAAG ACTCCTGCGAGGGGCTGATGGTGAAGACCCTGGATGTGGACGCCACCTACGAGATCGCCAAGAGGTCGCACAACTGGCTCAAG CTGAAGAAGGACTACCTCGATGGCGTGGGCGACACCCTGGACCTCGTGGTGATCGGCGCCTACCTGGGCCGGGGGAAGCGGGCCGGCCGGTATGGGGGCTTCCTGCTGGCCGCCTACGACGAGGAGAGCGAGGAGCTGCAGGCCATATGCAAG CTCGGAACGGGCTTCAGTGACGAGGAGCTGGAGGAGCATCACCAGAGCCTGCAG GCCCTGGTGCTGCCCGCCCCACGCTCCTATGTCCGGGCCGAGGGCGCCGTGGCCCCCGACCACTGGCTGGACCCCAGCGCCGTGTGGGAGGTGAAGTGCGCagacctctccctctcccccatctaCCCGGCTGCCCGGGGCCTG
- the LIG1 gene encoding DNA ligase 1 isoform X1, translated as MQRSIMSFFQPTKEGKVKKPEKEISNSTRETESPPKVALKERNRVEPEGDSPVKRPGRKVARVLGSEGEEEEEEAPKPPKSQKPAPDSPQVSPPSPGTPPESSPSHSSTSPTAVSPSGIPKRRTARKQLSKRTFQDVLQEQGKDEDGGAKKKKEEEEEELETPTESLTEPEGGKKKEAEEGDQPRSPPEPLKTSTKPPTESVSEPKVAVKQGPQEDGQAKPPPKAPKTLSSFFSPRKPAIKKEAKEEGPSALRKDETKGHLDPSSYNPAKNNYHPVEDACWKVGQRVPYLAVARTFEKIEEVSARLRMVETLSNLLRSVAALSPADLLPVLYLSLNRLGPPQQGLELGIGDGILLKAVAQATGRQLESVRAGVFTKFRDIAQLAGSASTAKKMDVIKGLFVACRHSEARFIARALSGRLRLGLAEQSVLAALAQAVSLTPPGQEFPPAVVDAGKGKTAEARKTWLEEQGMILKQTFCEVPDLDRIVPVLLEHGLERLPEHCRLSPGVPLKPMLAHPTRGVSEVLRRFEEAAFTCEYKYDGQRAQIHVLEGGEVKIFSRNQEDNTGRYPDIISRIHKIKLPSVTSFILDAEAVAWDREKKQIQPFQVLTTRKRKEVDAAEIQVQVCLYAFDLIYLNGESLVREPLSRRRQLLRENFVETEGEFVFATSLDTKDTDQIAEFLEQSVKDSCEGLMVKTLDVDATYEIAKRSHNWLKLKKDYLDGVGDTLDLVVIGAYLGRGKRAGRYGGFLLAAYDEESEELQAICKLGTGFSDEELEEHHQSLQALVLPAPRSYVRAEGAVAPDHWLDPSAVWEVKCADLSLSPIYPAARGLVDSEKGISLRFPRFVCVREDKKPEEATTSAQVACLYRKQSQIQNQHGAEPDSDLEDFY; from the exons ATGCAGCGAAGTATTAT GTCATTTTTCCAGCCCACGAAAGAGGGCAAAGTGAAGAAGCCAGAGAAGGAGATATCCAACAGCACCAGAGAAACAGAGTCCCCTCCAAA GGTGGCGCTGAAGGAGCGGAATAGAGTGGAACCTGAGGGCGACTCTCCAGTGAAGAGGCCAGGGAGGAAGGTGGCCCGGGTCCTGGGCAgcgaaggggaggaggaggaggaggaagccccCAAGCCCCCCAAAAGCCAG AAGCCTGCTCCAGATTCCCCACAAGTCTCCCCTCCCAGTCCTGGCACACCACCTGAGAGCAGCCCTTCCCACTCCAGCACCTCTCCCACGGCCGTCTCCCCATCAGGGATCCCGAAGCGTCGCACGG CCCGGAAGCAGCTTTCCAAACGGACATTTCAGGATGTCCTGCAAGAGCAGGGCAAGGACGAGGACGGGGGAgccaagaagaagaaggaggaggaggaagaag AATTAGAGACACCAACAGAAAGCCTCACAGAGCCTGAAGGGGGCAAgaagaaggaagcagaagaaGGGGACCAGCCCAGGTCACCCCCTGAGCCCCTGAAGACCTCCA CAAAGCCCCCAACAGAAAGCGTTTCAGAGCCCAAGGTGGCCGTGAAGCAGGGACCACAGGAGGACGGCCAGGCTAAGCCTCCCCCCAAAGCTCCCAAGACGCTCAGCAGTTTCTTCT CTCCCCGGAAGCCAGCAATCAAAAAAGAAGCGAAAGAAGAGGGACCCAGCGCTCTGAGAAAGGATGAGACCAAGGG ACACCTGGACCCATCCAGCTACAATCCTGCCAAGAACAACTACCATCCCGTCGAAGATGCTTGCTGGAAGGTGGGCCAGAG AGTCCCTTACCTGGCTGTGGCCCGGACGTTTGAGAAGATCGAAGAGGTTTCCGCGCG GCTCCGGATGGTGGAGACACTGAGCAACCTCCTGCGCTCCGTGGCGGCCCTGTCACCTGCTGACCTCCTCCCTGTCCTCTACCTCAGCCTCAACCGCCTGGGGCCGCCCCAGCAGGGCCTGGAGCTCGGCATTGGCGACGGCATCCTCCTCAAGGCGGTGGCCCAGGCCACAG GCCGGCAGCTCGAGTCGGTCCGGGCCG GCGTCTTCACCAAGTTCCGGGACATCGCGCAGCTGGCCGGCAGCGCT TCCACAGCCAAGAAGATGGACGTCATCAAAGGCCTCTTTGTGGCCTGCCGCCACTCAGAAGCACGGTTTATCGCCAG AGCCCTGAGTGGACGGCTGCGCCTCGGGCTGGCAGAGCAGTCGGTGCTGGCGGCCCTCGCCCAGGCCGTGAGCCTCACCCCGCCAGGTCAAG AATTCCCCCCAGCCGTGGTGGATGCTGGGAAGGGCAAGACAGCAGAGGCCAGAAAGACGTGGCTGGAGGAGCAAGGCATGATCCTGAAGCAGACGTTCTG CGAGGTGCCCGACCTGGACCGGATCGTCCCCGTGTTGCTGGAGCACGGTCTGGAGCGGCTCCCAGAGCACTGCAGGCTGAGCCCAG GGGTCCCCCTGAAACCGATGTTGGCCCACCCAACCCGGGGCGTCAGCGAGGTCCTGAGGCGCTTTGAGGAGGCAGCTTTCACCTGCGAGTACAAATACGATGGGCAGAGGGCACAG ATCCATGTTCTGGAAGGTGGGGAGGTGAAGATCTTCAGCAGGAATCAGGAGGACAACACCGGAAGGTACCCCGATATCATCAGCCGCATCCACAAG ATTAAACTCCCGTCAGTCACATCCTTCATCCTGGACGCAGAAGCCGTGGCTTGGGACCGGGAAAAGAAGCAGATCCAGCCATTCCAAGTGCTCACCACCCGCAAACGCAAG GAGGTGGACGCGGCAGAGATCCAGGTGCAGGTGTGTCTGTACGCCTTCGACCTCATCTACCTCAATGGAGAG TCCCTGGTACGTGAGCCCCTTTCCCGACGCCGGCAGCTGCTCCGGGAGAACTTCGTGGAGACGGAGGGCGAGTTTGTCTTTGCCACCTCTCTGGACACGAAGGACACGGACCAGATCGCCGAGTTCTTGGAGCAGTCGGTGAAAG ACTCCTGCGAGGGGCTGATGGTGAAGACCCTGGATGTGGACGCCACCTACGAGATCGCCAAGAGGTCGCACAACTGGCTCAAG CTGAAGAAGGACTACCTCGATGGCGTGGGCGACACCCTGGACCTCGTGGTGATCGGCGCCTACCTGGGCCGGGGGAAGCGGGCCGGCCGGTATGGGGGCTTCCTGCTGGCCGCCTACGACGAGGAGAGCGAGGAGCTGCAGGCCATATGCAAG CTCGGAACGGGCTTCAGTGACGAGGAGCTGGAGGAGCATCACCAGAGCCTGCAG GCCCTGGTGCTGCCCGCCCCACGCTCCTATGTCCGGGCCGAGGGCGCCGTGGCCCCCGACCACTGGCTGGACCCCAGCGCCGTGTGGGAGGTGAAGTGCGCagacctctccctctcccccatctaCCCGGCTGCCCGGGGCCTG